In Streptomyces sp. NBC_00433, a single genomic region encodes these proteins:
- a CDS encoding DUF317 domain-containing protein yields the protein MTDTPSGPVSGADPDRVVEVLPRYLAGRGTCDLATVWPFPADQGWTVHAPHLGQRIATSSCQRVRCGNNEGRPWVVEARRDPFAAPAWGVTFAWDTPTELLAAFHAQLLRSYGSADRPLESFLVDHAHPVQAYLPLLITGWKHEISTSGWQTFTSPDGLATVRHRYAPETDEKADAWTVFVGERGLSLWSATFTAATPVHLLAAFTTSVVAKAPLIRNLSQVPTDTRPMRRLPVHLSDRPPAAQPQVPGLPAAPGTGTAPGPRR from the coding sequence GTGACCGATACCCCGTCCGGCCCCGTGAGCGGAGCCGACCCCGATCGGGTGGTCGAGGTGCTGCCGCGCTACCTCGCCGGCCGCGGAACCTGTGACCTGGCGACGGTGTGGCCGTTCCCCGCCGACCAGGGGTGGACGGTGCACGCCCCGCACTTGGGCCAGAGGATCGCCACCAGCTCGTGCCAGCGGGTGCGGTGCGGCAACAACGAGGGCCGGCCATGGGTCGTGGAGGCCCGCCGCGACCCGTTCGCCGCCCCCGCCTGGGGAGTGACCTTCGCCTGGGACACCCCCACCGAACTGCTCGCCGCCTTCCACGCCCAGCTCCTGCGCTCCTACGGCTCCGCAGACCGGCCGCTTGAGTCCTTCCTGGTGGACCACGCCCATCCCGTGCAGGCGTACCTGCCGCTCCTCATCACCGGCTGGAAGCATGAGATCAGCACCAGCGGCTGGCAGACGTTCACCAGCCCCGACGGCCTCGCCACTGTGCGACACCGCTACGCACCGGAAACCGATGAGAAAGCCGACGCCTGGACGGTGTTCGTCGGCGAGCGCGGGCTGTCCCTGTGGTCCGCGACGTTCACGGCAGCAACCCCCGTCCACCTCCTCGCAGCCTTCACCACGTCCGTCGTCGCTAAGGCACCGCTGATCCGCAACCTAAGCCAGGTGCCCACCGACACCCGGCCCATGCGGCGGCTGCCCGTCCACCTGTCCGACCGGCCCCCCGCTGCCCAACCGCAGGTACCGGGACTGCCCGCCGCGCCGGGCACGGGTACCGCCCCGGGGCCGCGCCGATGA
- a CDS encoding carboxypeptidase-like regulatory domain-containing protein, translated as MHRPRHLVLRSGTLALTATVLALLAQTPASAAPPTPSPSAPHSASPRVVVPGGISLNVTTTDGTPVSGAAFTLTDLAGTTSATGTTNADGTLAFPDLPAGIYHMRQTATGSASVQPGPDQDVVVPDGVTVPVTVTDSYTPAGLTVHLTDRARRPVPGAVIAITSSTGKVSTVTTGPSGSAQASLPVTARTGTTYTVTERSGPHGTPARSQPVTARAEPAGLIAITLTDTTTPPATTPTIRPATPASSDPVAAPASGGRPNANPSASAAGAAPSASSTAAADATHAQLAHTGADATTWLAGLAGLLMVIGAGALSGVHYRRAHGKPEKEKE; from the coding sequence GTGCACCGCCCCCGCCACCTCGTGCTGCGCTCCGGCACCCTCGCCCTGACCGCCACCGTCCTCGCGCTCCTCGCGCAGACCCCGGCTTCCGCCGCGCCCCCAACCCCCAGCCCGTCCGCTCCGCACAGCGCCTCGCCACGCGTCGTGGTGCCCGGTGGCATCAGCCTGAACGTCACCACTACCGACGGGACACCTGTGTCCGGCGCGGCGTTCACCCTGACCGACCTGGCCGGGACGACCTCGGCCACCGGCACCACCAACGCCGACGGCACCCTCGCCTTCCCCGATCTGCCCGCGGGCATTTACCACATGCGGCAGACCGCGACCGGCTCCGCTTCTGTCCAGCCCGGTCCCGACCAGGACGTCGTCGTGCCCGACGGCGTCACCGTGCCGGTCACGGTGACCGATTCGTACACCCCGGCCGGCCTGACCGTCCACCTGACCGACCGTGCCCGCAGGCCGGTCCCGGGCGCCGTCATCGCCATCACCAGCAGCACCGGCAAGGTGTCCACCGTCACCACCGGCCCTTCGGGAAGCGCCCAGGCCAGCCTGCCGGTCACCGCCCGCACCGGCACCACCTACACCGTCACCGAGCGCTCCGGCCCGCACGGCACCCCGGCCCGCAGCCAGCCCGTCACCGCCCGCGCCGAACCCGCCGGACTGATCGCCATCACACTCACCGACACCACCACACCACCGGCCACCACGCCGACGATCCGACCCGCAACACCGGCATCCTCCGACCCGGTTGCTGCACCGGCCTCGGGCGGCCGGCCCAACGCGAACCCCTCGGCATCCGCTGCGGGAGCGGCGCCGTCCGCTTCCAGCACGGCGGCAGCCGACGCGACGCATGCCCAACTCGCCCACACCGGAGCCGACGCCACCACCTGGCTCGCCGGCTTGGCCGGTCTGCTCATGGTCATCGGAGCAGGGGCACTGTCCGGCGTCCACTACCGGCGCGCCCACGGCAAGCCCGAAAAGGAAAAGGAATAA
- a CDS encoding DUF317 domain-containing protein produces the protein MTDALEPLPQRTVHVPYFPTSSGFPRRERVSRDTAYDDVLVAPRYLAGDAGESSDAFAPLTHPYWHEMSDELGNHYVTTRGSQLRVAFVPEVSELMPDATALWQLRARDGWPLRDVWSAAFSDHTPPEILAAITAELDAAVTIDRGRELFLDRGIADDEDVAAVWETFRAANWHVTPAGFLAHAISPDELVCVAYRDPRRVGRGDAWRAVVADPGGGRRPLWEASFHSATPTRILRAFATAMTDPGPVSRDADLLTASCRPYATPIHPPASVPERPAVPTPLEVARRQRHQATAPRTVSVPRWSTSTATRQLPSPPPAAAAAGPAR, from the coding sequence GTGACCGACGCCCTCGAACCGCTTCCCCAGCGGACTGTGCATGTGCCCTATTTCCCGACCTCCAGCGGCTTCCCGCGCCGTGAACGCGTGAGCCGCGACACCGCTTACGACGATGTGCTGGTCGCCCCCCGCTACCTGGCCGGGGACGCCGGTGAATCGTCTGACGCCTTCGCGCCGCTGACCCACCCGTACTGGCACGAGATGTCAGACGAGCTGGGCAACCACTACGTCACCACCCGCGGCTCCCAGCTCCGGGTGGCGTTCGTGCCCGAGGTATCCGAGCTGATGCCGGATGCGACCGCGCTGTGGCAGCTCCGCGCCCGCGATGGCTGGCCCCTGCGGGACGTGTGGTCGGCGGCGTTCAGCGATCACACTCCGCCGGAGATCCTTGCTGCGATCACCGCCGAACTGGACGCCGCCGTCACGATCGACCGCGGGCGGGAGCTGTTTCTCGACCGGGGTATCGCCGACGACGAGGACGTCGCCGCGGTGTGGGAGACCTTCCGGGCGGCGAACTGGCACGTCACCCCGGCCGGCTTCCTGGCACACGCCATCTCGCCCGACGAGCTGGTCTGCGTCGCCTATCGCGATCCCCGTCGAGTGGGCCGGGGTGACGCCTGGCGCGCCGTGGTCGCTGATCCCGGCGGCGGGCGCCGCCCGCTGTGGGAAGCCTCCTTCCACAGCGCCACCCCCACCCGGATCCTGCGCGCCTTCGCCACCGCCATGACCGATCCCGGTCCTGTCTCCCGCGACGCCGACCTGCTCACCGCCTCCTGCCGCCCCTACGCCACGCCGATCCACCCCCCTGCCTCCGTGCCGGAGCGCCCGGCAGTGCCGACACCGCTGGAGGTCGCCCGCCGACAGCGCCACCAGGCAACGGCGCCGCGCACCGTCAGTGTTCCGCGGTGGTCGACCAGCACCGCAACCCGGCAGTTGCCGTCACCGCCACCGGCTGCTGCTGCTGCCGGCCCGGCCCGCTGA
- a CDS encoding WhiB family transcriptional regulator, translated as MRYITTHDAPATGLRGIGDTTWQHHGACNGLKPKVADRIFFPTARNFAAVDQAKATCARCPVLETCLNAALDSGTKDGIWGGRTEAERKLLHAKATHRLEYRRVRAVVAGRDIPLSTRERAAVAREAVLRGWSAQRLASVMGFTVKHSRDLLGKARHELHQATGGAIPDTLPAPEPQDAYEDDVNDMTTGAEEFDALEGPTDAELAEQADLGQAA; from the coding sequence TTGCGCTACATCACCACCCACGACGCCCCCGCCACCGGGCTTCGGGGCATCGGCGACACCACCTGGCAGCACCACGGCGCCTGCAACGGGCTGAAGCCCAAGGTCGCCGACCGAATCTTCTTCCCCACCGCCCGCAACTTCGCCGCCGTCGACCAGGCCAAGGCGACCTGCGCACGCTGCCCGGTCCTGGAGACCTGCCTGAACGCCGCCCTGGACAGCGGCACCAAGGACGGCATCTGGGGCGGCCGAACCGAAGCCGAGCGCAAGCTCCTGCACGCCAAGGCCACCCACCGGCTGGAATACCGCCGCGTCCGGGCAGTCGTCGCCGGCCGCGACATCCCGCTGTCCACCCGGGAACGCGCCGCCGTCGCCCGCGAAGCAGTCCTTCGCGGCTGGAGCGCCCAACGCCTGGCCAGCGTGATGGGTTTCACGGTCAAGCACTCCCGCGACCTGCTCGGGAAAGCCCGCCACGAACTGCACCAGGCCACCGGCGGCGCGATACCGGACACGCTTCCCGCGCCCGAACCGCAGGACGCCTACGAGGACGACGTGAACGACATGACCACCGGTGCCGAGGAGTTCGACGCCCTGGAAGGCCCCACCGACGCCGAACTTGCTGAGCAGGCCGACCTCGGGCAGGCCGCGTGA
- the mobC gene encoding plasmid mobilization relaxosome protein MobC, producing MNDEEHEHLSAAARAVGASLPAFLARAGSAAAADAQNAAAAVAGQRELVSELFAARRHLGQVSNNLNQVARAINSGDRPSEVDVVLDAVHRAVQRVQDATDQFLDRN from the coding sequence TTGAACGACGAAGAGCACGAGCACCTCAGTGCCGCCGCCCGTGCGGTCGGCGCGAGCCTGCCGGCCTTCCTCGCCCGTGCCGGCAGCGCTGCCGCTGCCGACGCCCAGAACGCTGCGGCGGCTGTCGCTGGGCAGCGGGAGCTGGTCAGCGAGTTGTTCGCCGCGCGCCGGCACCTCGGGCAGGTCAGCAACAACCTCAACCAGGTCGCTCGCGCCATCAACTCCGGCGACCGGCCCTCCGAGGTCGACGTGGTGCTCGACGCCGTCCACCGTGCCGTTCAGCGCGTCCAGGACGCCACCGACCAGTTCCTCGACCGCAACTGA
- a CDS encoding helix-turn-helix transcriptional regulator: MPAESLRAVPTSSFGTALPAAEEHLVLAEAHDLALPMYLALKRLGSGTLSEVCAAIGTPVRAAESAWRHLQALSLVRPTGRGEAFAPVDPDGALKKLLDLQRQRLREQSAELAQTHRRVQDLLGKFRPAAMRHSVDSSVEVSFVADRAERTERLRSLHLSSQTEMWSMHPGPLPSAAVLDRSLELDAELVARGLRVRAVYGHTVAAGTRARKYLSALASLGAEVRLARQVPFDLLLFDSRTAVMPSTPSQPDHPMLVLNGSKLMGTYIAMYDDVWSRSAPLFSDEGGDEEGAGTLSDRQLAVLRLLTAGLTDEQIGRRLGISTRTVGRISSEVMEQIGATSRFQAGALAALLGLVAQGE; the protein is encoded by the coding sequence GTGCCCGCTGAATCGCTCCGGGCGGTACCCACGTCGTCTTTCGGCACGGCGCTGCCGGCCGCCGAGGAGCATCTCGTCCTCGCCGAGGCCCACGACCTGGCCCTGCCGATGTATCTGGCCCTCAAACGCCTCGGCTCGGGCACCCTTTCCGAGGTGTGCGCCGCGATCGGGACGCCCGTGCGGGCAGCCGAATCCGCCTGGCGGCACCTTCAGGCCCTGAGCCTGGTCCGGCCTACGGGAAGGGGTGAGGCTTTCGCCCCAGTAGATCCGGATGGCGCGCTGAAGAAGCTGCTCGACCTCCAGCGGCAACGGCTGCGGGAGCAGAGCGCCGAACTGGCGCAGACCCACCGCCGCGTACAGGACCTCCTCGGGAAGTTCCGTCCCGCCGCGATGCGCCACAGCGTGGACAGCAGCGTCGAGGTGAGCTTCGTCGCCGACCGTGCTGAGCGGACCGAGCGCCTGCGCTCCCTGCACCTGTCCTCACAGACGGAGATGTGGTCGATGCACCCCGGCCCCCTGCCGTCGGCCGCGGTCTTGGACAGGTCGCTGGAGCTCGACGCGGAGCTCGTGGCACGGGGGCTTCGGGTCCGTGCGGTCTACGGGCACACCGTTGCCGCCGGCACCCGGGCGCGCAAGTACCTGAGCGCGCTGGCCTCGCTGGGCGCCGAGGTCCGGCTCGCGCGGCAGGTGCCGTTCGACCTGCTGCTCTTCGACTCCCGAACGGCAGTGATGCCGAGCACGCCGTCCCAGCCCGACCATCCGATGCTGGTACTGAACGGCTCGAAGCTCATGGGCACCTACATCGCCATGTACGACGACGTCTGGTCACGCTCGGCCCCGCTTTTCAGCGACGAAGGCGGCGACGAGGAAGGCGCCGGGACGCTGTCGGACCGCCAGCTGGCCGTACTCAGGCTCCTGACGGCGGGCCTCACCGACGAGCAGATCGGCCGCCGGCTGGGGATCTCCACCAGGACGGTGGGCAGGATCTCGTCCGAGGTGATGGAGCAGATCGGCGCGACGAGCCGCTTCCAGGCCGGCGCCCTGGCTGCCCTCCTGGGGCTGGTCGCCCAGGGGGAATAA
- a CDS encoding mobilization protein has product MIPHIHKRGKNTYGLLSYLYGPGQAEEHTDPHLVASFDGMAPDPGRNQAATLKELQLLLDQPLAAIESERRPAKHVWHISVRNAPEDPILSDSDWGDIARRIVAATGIDPDDGAGCRWAAVRHAEDHIHIIATLVREDGYKPDLDNDAARAQAEARLLEVAYGLRQLNRGDKTAAKHPTSAEHHKAKRTGRERTARQELREAVRRAVAGAVGESEFFDRLSRAGLLIHTNAMPSGDLAGYSVALPDDLNADGEPVFYSGSTLAPDLSLPRIRLRFDSSGEHDPEEALATSASGRSGRRPAPARRRTAEAAWAAILVIDEGGDGAAAAQIAAAGEVLDALAATSAAHTRRELREAAAAFERASRSHVRAERRHSRALRRAARDLVYSGPALGRGEDGAGTAMAIDMMFFLVMATAHWHGRKSHAQQAAAARQAAGHLRAAYRNAADPPLEAASRRGRSLPAPVRDRQAAAVREALPELAEQILAEPGWHALAATLTDTEQAGKDPARLLAQAAARRELGSAESISDVLIWRLRRTAGLPADPTGPRRQATSRTAAPNSPTQQRRSGSYPGRSV; this is encoded by the coding sequence GTGATTCCGCACATCCACAAGCGCGGCAAGAATACGTACGGTCTGCTGTCCTACCTCTACGGTCCCGGGCAGGCCGAGGAGCACACCGACCCGCACCTGGTCGCCTCCTTCGACGGCATGGCCCCCGACCCCGGCCGCAACCAGGCGGCCACGCTGAAGGAACTGCAACTCCTGCTCGACCAGCCCCTCGCGGCGATCGAGTCCGAGCGGCGCCCTGCCAAGCACGTCTGGCACATCTCGGTCCGCAACGCTCCCGAGGACCCGATTTTGTCCGACAGCGACTGGGGCGATATCGCCCGCCGGATCGTGGCCGCCACCGGCATCGACCCCGACGACGGGGCCGGCTGCAGGTGGGCCGCGGTCCGGCACGCGGAGGACCACATCCACATCATCGCCACCCTGGTCCGCGAGGACGGCTACAAACCCGACCTCGACAACGACGCCGCCCGCGCCCAGGCCGAAGCCCGCCTGCTCGAAGTCGCCTACGGGCTGCGGCAGCTCAACCGGGGCGACAAGACCGCCGCTAAACACCCCACCAGCGCCGAGCACCACAAAGCCAAACGCACCGGCCGCGAGCGCACCGCCCGCCAGGAACTGCGTGAAGCCGTCCGCCGCGCGGTCGCCGGCGCTGTCGGCGAGAGCGAGTTCTTCGACCGGCTGAGCCGGGCCGGCCTGCTGATCCACACCAACGCCATGCCCTCGGGTGACCTGGCCGGATACAGCGTCGCCCTGCCCGACGACCTCAACGCCGACGGGGAGCCGGTGTTCTACTCCGGGTCCACCCTCGCCCCGGACCTGTCGCTGCCCCGCATCCGGCTGCGCTTCGACTCCTCCGGCGAACACGACCCGGAGGAAGCGCTGGCGACGTCGGCGTCCGGGCGTTCCGGGCGGCGGCCGGCGCCGGCGCGCCGCCGGACCGCGGAGGCGGCCTGGGCGGCGATCCTGGTCATCGACGAAGGCGGTGACGGGGCGGCTGCAGCGCAGATCGCTGCGGCCGGGGAGGTCCTGGACGCTCTCGCGGCGACCTCGGCCGCCCACACGCGGCGTGAACTGCGCGAAGCGGCAGCGGCGTTCGAGCGGGCCTCGCGCTCGCACGTCCGTGCCGAGCGCCGGCATTCCCGGGCGCTGCGGCGGGCGGCCCGCGACCTGGTGTACTCCGGGCCCGCGCTGGGTCGGGGTGAGGACGGGGCCGGAACCGCGATGGCGATCGACATGATGTTCTTCCTGGTCATGGCGACCGCCCACTGGCACGGCCGCAAGAGCCACGCCCAGCAGGCCGCCGCCGCCCGCCAGGCCGCCGGCCACCTCCGCGCCGCCTACCGCAACGCAGCCGACCCACCCCTCGAAGCCGCCTCACGGCGCGGACGTTCACTACCCGCCCCGGTCCGCGACCGGCAGGCCGCCGCCGTACGGGAAGCGCTTCCGGAGTTGGCCGAGCAGATCCTGGCCGAGCCCGGCTGGCACGCGCTGGCCGCGACCCTCACCGACACCGAGCAGGCAGGAAAGGACCCGGCCCGCCTGCTCGCCCAGGCAGCAGCCCGGCGGGAGCTTGGCAGCGCGGAGTCCATCAGCGACGTCCTCATCTGGCGGCTGCGCCGTACCGCGGGCCTTCCCGCCGACCCCACCGGGCCCCGCCGTCAGGCGACGTCCCGTACGGCCGCACCCAACTCGCCAACGCAGCAACGGCGTTCGGGGAGCTACCCGGGTCGGTCCGTGTGA
- a CDS encoding ATP-grasp domain-containing protein: MPGDFSYRGFGLQQVAAAYDVVVIDSAPPTAEHAPYVADFEIAYPYDEQSLLAAGRALAERHVLAGVMTWTEWMLVPTARLAEHLGLPSNTPEVMLACRNKAVSRTAFARAGVPSAASMKAATLLEAGMATDTVGGFPVVIKPAAYAASVGVIHVDRGEDLPGAFAFASAGAALSRESTEVLVEEYLDGPEVSVETVTFAGTTIPVAVTRKSLGSLPYFEETGHAVAAGDPLLAQTGPVAVAAVRALGVEFGVCHTELRLTTRGPRVVEVNARLAGDMIGHLVELATGIQLARAAADIACGCAPDLTPTRHQAAAVRIRYPETSGTVTACHLTRGFAAGTPWLDRATWLCQEGDRLVLPPEGSSFTARAGLVVVTAPTAALAAARAERALGHMSVDIDPATEKRIAA; encoded by the coding sequence ATGCCAGGCGATTTCTCGTACAGGGGGTTCGGCCTGCAGCAGGTGGCCGCCGCCTACGACGTGGTCGTCATCGACTCCGCACCGCCCACTGCCGAGCACGCCCCGTACGTCGCTGACTTCGAGATCGCCTACCCCTACGACGAGCAGTCCCTGCTGGCGGCCGGCCGCGCGCTTGCTGAGCGGCACGTTCTGGCCGGGGTGATGACCTGGACCGAATGGATGTTGGTGCCCACCGCCCGGCTCGCCGAGCACCTCGGACTGCCCTCCAACACCCCCGAGGTGATGCTGGCCTGCCGCAACAAGGCGGTTTCGCGGACCGCCTTCGCGCGGGCGGGTGTGCCGTCGGCGGCGTCGATGAAGGCGGCCACTCTGCTGGAGGCGGGGATGGCGACCGATACCGTCGGAGGCTTCCCCGTCGTCATCAAACCGGCCGCCTACGCTGCCAGCGTCGGCGTGATCCACGTCGACCGAGGCGAGGACCTCCCCGGCGCCTTCGCCTTCGCGAGCGCTGGTGCGGCCCTGTCCAGGGAGTCGACCGAGGTGCTGGTCGAGGAGTACCTCGACGGACCGGAAGTCAGCGTGGAGACGGTCACGTTCGCCGGCACCACCATCCCGGTGGCGGTGACCCGCAAGAGCCTCGGGAGCCTGCCGTACTTCGAGGAGACCGGCCACGCCGTGGCAGCAGGTGACCCGCTGCTGGCCCAGACCGGCCCGGTGGCGGTCGCCGCGGTGCGCGCCCTGGGCGTGGAGTTCGGGGTGTGCCACACCGAACTCCGCCTCACCACCCGCGGCCCCCGGGTCGTCGAGGTCAACGCTCGCCTCGCCGGGGATATGATCGGACACCTGGTCGAGCTGGCCACCGGCATCCAGCTCGCCCGCGCCGCTGCCGACATCGCCTGCGGGTGCGCCCCCGACCTCACCCCCACCCGGCACCAGGCAGCCGCCGTCCGCATCCGCTACCCCGAAACCTCCGGCACGGTCACCGCCTGCCACCTCACCCGCGGCTTCGCCGCCGGCACACCGTGGCTGGACCGCGCCACCTGGCTGTGCCAGGAGGGCGACCGCCTGGTCCTCCCGCCGGAAGGCTCGAGTTTCACCGCCCGGGCCGGACTGGTCGTGGTCACCGCACCGACGGCCGCCCTGGCCGCCGCGCGCGCTGAACGCGCCCTCGGCCACATGAGCGTCGACATCGACCCGGCCACCGAGAAGCGGATCGCCGCGTGA
- a CDS encoding MFS transporter, with amino-acid sequence MATATFTLPLLVLATTDSPALTGTAFALEWVPRLAAFGRAGALVARHGAARVMRWAAATRALVLLMAIPVLAGAAGGAATTATVMALAAVNGVLSQFSYVAAETAGAAASQATTRPHQVQGVLLGIDQGAMLAGPAAGAALLQWGGPGWLLGAVAAMSATAAAAAAVPAGPPGPGTASAERSAAPGVSGWATLKSLPALAWLVAGLAVSNLATGTLEAAAPVIVVRNLRHSSASVGAVWSVAAAATLLVVAASRPAIERWGLWPVGALSAAVASVACLGVAQAHRFPAYTVLVAVLVAAEAGMTVVLRTLRSQLVPQEVFAPTLAVTILILLLPFPLAGVLIACTPPAALGRLLTGLAVLQATALAAAFIKARKALAPHRAAVGSSG; translated from the coding sequence ATGGCGACCGCCACGTTCACCCTGCCCCTGCTGGTCCTGGCCACCACCGACTCCCCGGCCCTGACCGGTACGGCGTTCGCGCTGGAATGGGTGCCCCGGCTCGCCGCTTTCGGGCGGGCCGGGGCCCTGGTCGCCCGCCACGGCGCCGCACGGGTGATGCGCTGGGCCGCAGCAACCCGTGCGCTGGTCCTCCTGATGGCGATCCCGGTCCTGGCCGGAGCAGCCGGCGGTGCGGCCACGACGGCGACGGTAATGGCCCTGGCCGCCGTGAACGGCGTCCTGTCGCAGTTCAGCTACGTCGCGGCCGAGACCGCGGGCGCCGCCGCCAGCCAGGCAACCACCCGCCCGCACCAGGTGCAGGGGGTACTGCTGGGCATCGACCAGGGCGCCATGCTCGCCGGACCCGCGGCCGGCGCAGCGCTCCTGCAATGGGGCGGACCCGGCTGGCTTCTCGGCGCTGTCGCTGCGATGTCCGCGACAGCTGCCGCTGCCGCTGCCGTTCCGGCCGGACCACCAGGGCCTGGTACGGCATCCGCCGAACGCAGCGCGGCGCCCGGCGTGTCGGGCTGGGCGACGTTGAAGTCGCTGCCTGCACTTGCGTGGCTGGTCGCTGGCCTTGCGGTATCCAATCTGGCCACCGGCACGTTGGAGGCCGCCGCTCCGGTGATCGTGGTCCGGAACTTGAGGCATTCCAGCGCGTCGGTGGGTGCGGTGTGGTCGGTGGCCGCTGCGGCGACGTTGCTGGTGGTGGCGGCCAGTCGGCCGGCGATCGAGCGGTGGGGGCTGTGGCCGGTCGGCGCGTTGTCTGCTGCCGTGGCGTCCGTCGCCTGCCTCGGCGTCGCCCAGGCCCACCGCTTCCCGGCCTACACGGTGCTGGTTGCGGTCCTGGTGGCCGCCGAAGCCGGGATGACAGTCGTGCTGCGGACCCTGCGTTCCCAGCTCGTCCCCCAGGAGGTATTCGCCCCGACCCTGGCCGTCACCATCCTGATCCTGCTCCTGCCGTTCCCGCTGGCCGGGGTCCTGATCGCCTGCACCCCGCCCGCCGCCCTCGGCCGGCTTCTGACCGGCCTGGCCGTGCTGCAGGCCACCGCATTGGCGGCGGCGTTCATCAAGGCCCGGAAGGCCCTCGCACCGCACCGGGCTGCAGTTGGCTCGTCCGGCTGA
- a CDS encoding ATP-binding protein, with protein MTRTRLEDPRPVAGDRVAAWMSAKLAERGLTLAGGPVPDERPEPSPAEQAAQKRIPYDYRQAVAEHRQVTAWVERIAAAATAGDLGGRGRREIAHGPSLLLWGPTGTGKTHQAYGAIRALTAAGCGVRWHATTAADLYGQMRPRPGIDVEYQLRKIVRVPLLLLDDLGAAKSSEWTEELNFRLLNWRCEQRLPTLITSNLPPVRDPRAHRQARVLRDMVGDRVLSRLSGMCEPVEFSGSDRRFAAA; from the coding sequence ATGACCCGCACCCGCCTGGAAGACCCCCGACCGGTGGCCGGTGACCGCGTCGCGGCATGGATGAGCGCCAAGCTCGCCGAGCGCGGCCTCACCCTGGCCGGCGGCCCGGTCCCCGACGAGCGCCCCGAGCCGTCTCCGGCCGAGCAGGCGGCGCAGAAACGTATCCCCTACGACTACCGGCAGGCAGTCGCCGAACACCGGCAGGTCACAGCCTGGGTAGAGCGGATCGCGGCTGCCGCCACGGCCGGGGACCTCGGCGGCCGGGGACGTCGGGAGATCGCCCACGGGCCCAGCCTGCTGCTGTGGGGGCCGACCGGCACCGGCAAGACGCACCAGGCGTACGGGGCGATCCGTGCCCTGACCGCCGCCGGATGTGGGGTGCGCTGGCACGCCACCACCGCCGCCGACCTCTACGGCCAGATGCGTCCGCGCCCCGGCATCGACGTGGAGTACCAGCTCCGCAAGATCGTCCGGGTGCCGCTGCTGCTGCTGGACGACCTCGGCGCCGCCAAGAGCAGCGAGTGGACCGAGGAGCTGAACTTCCGGCTCCTCAACTGGCGCTGTGAGCAGCGGCTTCCGACGCTGATCACCTCCAACCTGCCGCCGGTGCGCGACCCACGCGCCCACCGGCAGGCCCGGGTGCTGCGCGACATGGTCGGCGACCGCGTCCTGTCCCGGCTGTCGGGGATGTGCGAACCGGTCGAGTTCAGCGGCTCCGACCGCCGCTTCGCCGCCGCCTGA
- a CDS encoding DUF317 domain-containing protein, producing MSAEWVLPDQPMLLGDLPVAWRVTARSAPDRRRVSWNAYLTTGLPGEAVTGLTLAADASPDPTGRWHSPDLVIDELLAAGWSPDLAYPDSTMWDPHLVACLTLRTLPDGIWDEDPTPHLPGWQAWAEPQAGAPYLWCAAFSHSTPHDLVAAFAAALTDPRPVTRHCPPDPASRPLTTVTTL from the coding sequence ATCAGCGCTGAGTGGGTCCTGCCCGATCAGCCCATGCTGCTGGGCGATCTGCCCGTGGCCTGGCGGGTAACGGCCCGAAGCGCCCCCGACCGGCGGCGTGTGTCCTGGAACGCCTACCTCACCACCGGCCTGCCCGGCGAAGCCGTCACCGGCCTCACGCTGGCCGCCGACGCCAGCCCAGATCCCACCGGTCGGTGGCACAGCCCCGACCTGGTGATCGACGAGCTGCTGGCCGCCGGCTGGTCACCGGACCTGGCCTATCCCGACAGCACCATGTGGGACCCCCACCTGGTGGCCTGCCTGACCCTGCGCACCCTGCCCGACGGCATCTGGGACGAAGACCCCACCCCGCACCTGCCCGGCTGGCAAGCCTGGGCCGAACCCCAAGCCGGCGCCCCCTACCTGTGGTGCGCCGCCTTCAGCCACTCCACCCCCCACGACCTCGTCGCCGCCTTCGCCGCCGCCCTCACCGACCCCCGCCCCGTGACCCGACACTGCCCACCCGACCCGGCCAGCCGCCCGCTGACCACCGTGACCACCCTGTAG